One Pantanalinema sp. genomic window carries:
- a CDS encoding efflux RND transporter periplasmic adaptor subunit — MRLRRTLVTIACTLFLIAGCSGEKAPAKQGGMGGKKGPGGAVTVSLEKVGPNDLKETLSLTGTLAADRQVAIAPRVSGRLTEVLVAMGDPVKKGQPLARLDDAELQAALQQAQAAVESARATKRQREIDHANLARAATRNRELLAKDFISRQEYEDAQAKADGSQATVALAASEVTRQEAALREKREALSQAVVVAPMSGVVGARLLEPGAIAGPGQTVLTLVDASRLKTVVQVSEAALTRLKVGSPATAQVDAWPDRTFAARVARVAPIVATDTHTAQVELSLADPTGALRPGMFTRISLTLQERKGAPTVPIQALIKLQDRDGVFVAEEGKARFVPVRTGIVTETRAEVVEGPALGASVVTMGNHLLRDGASIRLEGERRGGGKGRGQGKGKPNESH, encoded by the coding sequence GGCGAGAAGGCCCCTGCCAAGCAGGGCGGAATGGGCGGCAAGAAGGGACCCGGCGGCGCGGTCACCGTCTCGCTCGAGAAGGTGGGACCGAACGACCTCAAGGAGACCCTCTCGCTGACCGGCACCCTCGCCGCCGACCGCCAGGTGGCGATCGCCCCGCGCGTCTCGGGCCGCCTCACCGAGGTGCTCGTCGCGATGGGGGACCCCGTAAAGAAGGGCCAGCCCCTCGCCCGGCTCGACGACGCCGAGCTGCAAGCGGCACTCCAGCAGGCCCAGGCCGCGGTCGAGAGCGCCCGCGCCACCAAGCGCCAGCGCGAGATCGACCACGCCAACCTCGCGCGAGCGGCCACGCGCAACCGCGAGCTGCTCGCCAAGGACTTCATCTCCCGCCAGGAGTACGAGGACGCCCAGGCCAAGGCCGACGGCTCCCAGGCCACGGTGGCCCTCGCCGCCTCCGAGGTGACCCGGCAGGAAGCCGCCCTGCGCGAGAAGCGCGAGGCCCTCTCCCAGGCCGTCGTCGTCGCCCCCATGAGCGGGGTGGTCGGAGCGCGGCTGCTCGAGCCGGGCGCCATCGCGGGCCCCGGCCAGACCGTGCTGACCCTGGTCGACGCGAGCCGGCTCAAGACGGTCGTCCAGGTGTCCGAGGCGGCGCTGACGCGCCTCAAGGTCGGTTCGCCGGCCACCGCCCAGGTGGACGCCTGGCCGGACCGCACCTTCGCGGCCAGGGTCGCGCGCGTCGCGCCGATCGTTGCGACCGACACCCACACCGCCCAGGTGGAGCTCTCGCTCGCCGACCCGACCGGCGCCCTGCGGCCCGGGATGTTCACCCGCATCTCCTTGACCCTCCAGGAGCGCAAGGGGGCCCCCACCGTGCCCATCCAGGCGCTGATCAAGCTCCAGGACCGGGACGGGGTATTCGTCGCCGAAGAGGGCAAGGCTCGCTTCGTGCCGGTGCGCACCGGGATCGTGACCGAGACCCGGGCCGAGGTCGTCGAGGGCCCGGCCCTGGGCGCCTCGGTCGTCACCATGGGCAACCACCTGCTGCGCGACGGCGCCTCGATCCGCCTCGAGGGCGAGCGCCGCGGCGGGGGCAAGGGCCGCGGCCAGGGGAAGGGAAAGCCGAATGAATCTCACTAA